In one Saimiri boliviensis isolate mSaiBol1 chromosome 21, mSaiBol1.pri, whole genome shotgun sequence genomic region, the following are encoded:
- the SCARF2 gene encoding scavenger receptor class F member 2: protein MEGAGPRAAGPARRRGAGGPPSPLLLLLLLLWLLPDPAAPQELNPRGRNVCRAPGSQVPTCCAGWRQQGDECGIAVCEGNSTCSENEVCVRPGECRCRHGYFGANCDTKCPRQFWGPDCKELCSCHPHGQCEDVTGQCTCHARRWGARCEHACQCQHGTCHPRSGACRCEPGWWGAQCASACYCSATSRCDPQTGACLCHAGWWGRSCNNQCACNSSPCEQQSGRCQCRERTFGARCDRYCQCFRGRCHPVDGTCACEPGYRGKYCREPCPAGFYGLGCRRRCGQCKGQQPCTVAEGRCLTCEPGWNGTKCDQPCATGFYGEGCSHRCPPCRDGHACNHVTGKCTRCNAGWIGDRCETKCSNGTYGEDCAFVCADCGSGHCDFQSGRCLCSPGVHGPHCNVTCPPGLHGVDCAQACSCHEDSCDPVTGACHLETNQRKGVMGAGALLVLLVCLLLSLLGCCCACRGKDPARRELSLGRKKAPHRLCGRFSRISMKLPRIPLRRQKLPKVVVAHHDLDNTLNCSFLEPPSGLEQPSPSWSSRASFSSFDTTDEGPVYCVPHEEAPAEIRDPEVPTVPAEAPAPSPVPLTTPASAEEAMPLPASSDSERSASSVEGPGGALYARVARREARPARARGEVGGLSLSPSPERRKPPPPDPATKPKVSWIHSKHSAAAAGCAPSPPPPGPEAAPSPSKRKRTPSDKSAQPVEHGSPGTRDPTPRPPGLAEEATALAAPSPPRARARGRGPGLLESTDAGGSPRSAPEAASMLAAELRGKTRSLGRAEGALGAQGPREKPAPPQKAKRSVPQASPACAPPAAETPGPEKAATDVPAPETPRKKTPIQKPPRKKSREAAGELGRAGAPTL from the exons CTCCCAGGTGCCCACGTGCTGCGCTGGCTGGAGACAGCAGGGGGACGAGTGTGGGATTG CGGTGTGTGAAGGCAACTCCACGTGCTCGGAGAACGAGGTGTGCGTGCGGCCTGGCGAGTGCCGCTGCCGCCACGGCTACTTCGGTGCCAACTGCGACACCA AGTGCCCGCGCCAGTTCTGGGGCCCCGACTGCAAGGAGCTGTGTAGCTGCCACCCACACGGGCAGTGCGAGGACGTGACAGGCCAGTGTACTTGTCACGCGCGGCGCTGGGGCGCGCGCTGCGAGCATGCATGCCAGTGCCAGCACGGCACGTGCCACCCGCGGAGCGGCGCGTGCCGCTGCGAGCCCGGCTGGTGGGGCGCTCAGTGCGCCAGCGCGTGCTACTGCAGCGCCACGTCGCGCTGCGACCCACAGACTGGCGCCTGCCTGTGCCACGCGGGCTGGTGGGGCCGCAGCTGCAACAACCAGTGCGCCTGCAACTCGTCTCCCTGCGAGCAGCAGAGCGGCCGCTGTCAGTGCCGCGAGCGTACGTTCGGCGCGCGCTGCGACCGCTACTGCCAGTGCTTCCGCGGCCGCTGCCACCCTGTGGACGGCACGTGTGCCTGCGAGCCAGGCTACCGCGGCAAGTACTGTCGCGAGCCGTGCCCCGCCGGCTTCTACGGCTTGGGCTGTCGCCGCCG GTGTGGCCAGTGCAAAGGCCAGCAGCCGTGCACCGTGGCCGAGGGCCGCTGCCTGACGTGCGAGCCTGGCTGGAACGGAACCAAGTGCGACCAGCCTTGCGCCACCGGTTTCTATGGCGAGGGCTGCAGCCACCGCTGTCCGCCGTGCCGCGACGGGCATGCCTGTAACCACGTCACGGGCAAGTGTACGCGCTGCAACGCGGGCTGGATCGGCGACCG GTGCGAGACCAAGTGTAGTAATGGCACTTATGGCGAGGACTGCGCCTTCGTGTGCGCCGACTGCGGCAGCGGCCACTGCGACTTCCAGTCGGGGCGCTGCCTATGCAGCCCTGGCGTCCACGGGCCCCA CTGTAACGTGACGTGCCCGCCCGGACTCCACGGCGTGGACTGTGCTCAGGCCTGCAGCTGCCACGAGGACTCGTGCGACCCGGTCACTGGTGCCTGCCACCTAG AGACCAACCAGCGCAAGGGCGTGATGGGCGCGGGCGCGCTGCTCGTCCTGCTCGTCTGCCTGCTGCTCTCGCTGCTCGGCTGCTGCTGCGCTTGCCGCGGAAAGGACCCTGCGCGCAG GGAGCTCTCCCTTGGAAGGAAGAAGGCGCCGCACCGACTGTGCGGGCGCTTCAGTCGCATCAGCATGAAGCTGCCCCGGATCCCGCTCCGCAGGCAGAAATTACCTAAAGTTGTAG TGGCCCACCACGACCTGGATAACACACTCAACTGCAGCTTCCTGGAGCCACCCTCAGGGCTGGAACAGCCCTCACCATCCTGGTCCTCTCGAGCCTCCTTCTCCTCATTTGACACCACTGACGAAGGCCCTGTGTACTGTGTACCCCATGAGG AGGCACCAGCGGAGATCCGGGACCCCGAAGTCCCCACCGTCCCTGCCGAGGCGCCGGCGCCGTCCCCCGTGCCCTTGACCACTCCAGCGTCAGCCGAGGAGGCGATGCCCCTCCCCGCGTCTTCCGACAGCGAGCGGTCGGCGTCTAGCGTGGAGGGGCCCGGCGGGGCTCTGTACGCGCGCGTGGCCCGACGCGAGGCCCGGCCGGCCCGGGCCCGGGGCGAGGTTGGGGGCCTGTCGCTGTCGCCATCGCCCGAGCGCAGGAAACCGCCGCCACCTGACCCCGCCACCAAGCCTAAGGTGTCCTGgattcacagcaagcacagcgcCGCTGCAGCTGGCTGTGCGCCCTCACCACCGCCGCCCGGCCCCGAGGCCGCGCCCAGCCCCAGCAAGAGGAAACGGACGCCCAGCGACAAATCGGCGCAGCCGGTCGAGCACGGCAGCCCCGGGACCCGCGACCCGACGCCGCGGCCCCCAGGGCTGGCCGAGGAGGCGACGGCCCTCGCTGCGCCCTCGCCGCCCAGGGCCCGAGCGCGGGGCCGCGGCCCCGGCCTCTTGGAGTCCACGGACGCCGGCGGTTCCCCGCGAAGTGCGCCCGAGGCTGCCTCCATGCTGGCAGCGGAGCTGCGCGGCAAGACTCGCAGCCTGGGCCGCGCCGAGGGGGCACTGGGCGCGCAGGGCCCCCGGGAGAAGCCGGCGCCCCCGCAGAAAGCCAAGCGCTCGGTGCCGCAGGCCTCGCCCGCCTGCGCGCCCCCAGCGGCCGAAACCCCGGGGCCTGAGAAGGCGGCGACCGACGTGCCCGCGCCCGAGACACCCCGGAAGAAGACTCCCATCCAAAAGCCGCCGCGCAAGAAGAGCAGGGAGGCGGCGGGCGAGCTGGGCAGGGCGGGCGCGCCCACCCTGTAG